The DNA region tagtattttcttcaggggtcttttgaacttccttttccatttggctaattctgcctttcaaggcattcttctcctcattggctttttggagctcttttgccatttgagttagtctattttttaaggtgttattttcttcagtattttttgggtctcctttaacaagtcattgacttgtttttcatggttttcctgcatcattctcatttgttttcccaatttttcctattcttctcttacttgcttttccaaatcctctttgagctcttccatggcctgagaccagttcatgttttagttggaggcttttaatgtaggctttatgactttgttgactccttctggctgtatattttgatcttctttgtcaccaaagaaagattgcaaagtctgagtctgaatctgagtccatttttgctccCTGGCCACGTCCCCAGCCAACTTTTTCACCCTTGACTTTTTCGTTGCTATGTGACTGCtggtagagtatagagtactttgttccaagcttgtggGAGATGCGCTGTTGatctcagagctatttctcacagcaagttctgccacaccagcgttccttctccccaagaactgccaacccagagaggactcagatctgagcaggccctgcactcctgctggaatctgccacttaattcctcacaccaggtttgcctggggccagaatcaactgcagctgtagttctgtagctacaccacctccGATGCCCCTGGGCAGGTGGCCAAAAccttgaactcttttcactctgtcccagaaggtTTTCCCACTTACCTCTCTCTTATCTTTGGTGTTTAtgatttgagaagtctggtaactaccacagctcactgattcagggcactagggcctgttccacctggctcctggtctggttggtctgggtgaaGCCCACGCTGAGGTCTGCTCCAATCCGCTCCCAGTTGCGTGTGCGATacaccttacccagtgaccatccaggctatcctgggctggaaccctgcttcccccCGCTATTTCGTGCATTCTGCACTTCTggcatttgttcagagccattttttataggtgtttggagggtcctgggggagagccctaggcaagtccctgctttccagcctccatcttggctctgccccctgaatttgaactaaggtcatTCTGAGTCCAGTTCATGTACTGTatctactgtgctgcctagctgtctTTTGTACCAGGTAGCTGATTGAGGATAGACTGGACTAAAAAGAAATTTGCGTCAGGCAGATCAACCATCAGAATATTGTAATTGTTCATACATGAAGTAGTGAAGTGCTGTACTATCTTAATGGGAATGtctgcaaagaaaagatagaatatttaaaatatagtatATGAGTGATTCCATTCcaccccatctcctccaacagattgcccctttGTCATACTaatactttcatttattttcattatctctCTGCCTACTCATCCACTTCCTTCTGCCTACAGTATGACTATGTCTctcctatcctgaaaaaaaaatgccactcaGTCCTTCCATTCCCACTTAATTATTGTCCTAcatttcttctgccctttgtagttaAAGTCGTAGAACAAGCCATCTACAATAgttgcctctactttctctcctctcactatCTTCTCAACCTCTATAATTTAGTTTCtgaatttatcattttactgaaacggctctctccaaagttactaatgatcacATAGTTGCCAAATCCCATGgccttttctctctcattctctttgacctctctgcagtcctTGACATGGTTGGTTACTCTCTTCCCCTtgatgctctctcctctctagctTTTTGAGAtgcttctctctcctggttctatgtGACTGCTCCTTTGTACCCTTTGCTGGATTCTCTTCCGGATCATACCTGTAACCATATGTGTTCTTCATGGTTCTCTCCtgaattctcttttccctctatactatttcactcagtgatctcatttgatcccatggatttaattatcatctctatgttgatgactcTCAATTCTACCTATTCTGCCTGAAactctgctgacttccagtttTCTATTTCCAGTGGCTTTTCAGAAACCTTGAAATAGGTATCAAGTatacatcttaaattcaacatgaccaaaaacagaattcattttgtCTTCTCCTAAATCTCCCCTGTCCCAAATTCTCTATTTCTATAGAAGAAACACCATCTACCCTATCCCTCTGACTTACAACCTAGAAgatatccttgactcctcactatcacCCAACCCTGGCCCCCCATCCAATCTTTTTCCATGACCTGTTGATTTCAGCAGTgtatcatctctcaaatataccgTTTACTCTTCTCTGGCACTATCTCCCTTCTAGTACAGatcctcattacctcatgcctgaatatgttggtaagcaaaatggactcttagTACTTAgctggcttttgtttcctttgagtaattcagtgtatttcattgagccttactaggtgctaagccccaggcccaaacccctattaggtgtaaaacctatgtgggtgtggattggtaactaaggtggggcccaaggtggggctaattcaggggaaggcctagtttatacatgagtttgagtgataggtttgggacatcagaggctcttagaccatgtgggtttaagtcacctctttgtgacgattctaggtcacatgggtgagttgcaagtgtgactcacccctgacactgaaaaagatataaaaccaggggttggctttctcttctttggagctctttcccacagcagtggtggcgcgagtgactttgggccagccctccttatgagctcccaggctgaacctagatgttggtaactacgaatctgtatttggtctgtctgttgatgtttgtaatttgtttaaggctctcactcgtgctggtgtgctgatgtggagactctgggcagctgtagctaagggccctccagcttgaaACCCatatgctgggactttgttaaactctggtaactatgtattgggatttgaatcagacaaggtctgtctgtccatgtttgtaatttgtatgtatttgttctgaagttcagggtgttggcttttttccctgaactaagtgagtgatatttgtatgctgaattaaagtaagcttgtcaaccccttaaacattgctttccttactaaagcagatcaaaataatctgtgcttttgcagcacACTTGcagttttctgggtgctggctgttggtggatcttacacccccacagaagctgctagctggattgttgaaacactgaactattataatagcctactGGTGGGTTTTCCTGCCTCAAGACTCTCCTTTCTAATTTATACTCCATATAgtcacaaaagtgattttcctaaagcagaggtctgaccATTTCATATACACCACCCCACACActgaataaattccagtggctccctattacttctaggatcagatataaaattctatgtatggcattcaaagcccttcatagcacATCTCTCTCTTAGCTTTCCACTCTTCTTTTACTGCCAAACacacactctatgatccagtgacactggcctcctggtcaTTCCACATAGAAGATactctatctctcagctctggatgTCTCTTTTGCCTCCTCCTTTCAGAGTACTGAccatccttggcttcctttgagtctcaaataaaattacttttgttgttgttgttgtttttactaGAAGCTTCCCCCACTCATTTAAATTCCATGTCTCCACTCTGTtaactatttcttccttttcctgtatgttgcttgctttgtatatattagtTAGAATCTCGtatccctcaatagaatgtaatgCCTTTGAGAGCACAGATAATATTTTGCCCCTTATTATCTCCCTAgctcttagcagagtgcctgacttatattaggtacttaaataaatgtttattgattgattgatagatataATCAATAGGCCTTGCCACCAGTTTAGATATAgggagtgagagagtgaggagttgaaagTGGCATCTAGATTGTAAGCCTAGGTGACTGGTAGGATAGTGATCCCTTCTgaagtaatagagaagttaggaagagagaagggcttggagagaaagataatgagtttcattTGTATCATATTGTGATTAAGCTCTTtataggacatctagttcaagatctCCAATAAGCAGTTGGATATTTGTCAGTATAGAGGTTAGGGCTCTGTAAGTAGATATGAGCAGCATTATCAGAGAGATGACATTGCTTCTATGGGAGGtgatgatatcaccaagtgaaataaaatACAGGGAAAACATAAGGCCCAGAGCATAGTTCATTGGAACATCTACAGGTGgtaggcatgacctggatgaagaagcCGTGGCAAAGCTGACTGAAAAGGAGTAATTAGTCAAGTaggagaagagatattagagaaTAGTAtcactgaaacccagagagaagaaagcatcaaggagaaggggatagtcaacagtgtcaaaagctgtagagatcaagaaggaagaggatggtGAAAAGGCAATAAAATTTGCCAGTGAAGAGATCGttggtagctttggagagagtagtttttgTTGAAGTCAGAAGCCATACTGTAAGAAGTTAAggaataagttaaaaaaaacatagtcatctattgtagatggccttcttaagtttagccacaaaagagaggagagataaaggGCCATAGATTGTGAAAATGGATGGTTTAAGTGAGAGGAATTTTGAAGATGTGGGACATAAGAGAATTTTTCAGAGAGTTTGAAATTAGCCAGCACACAAGGAGGGATTAGAGATGATAGAGGGCACAATCTGCtgtaaaagatggaatgaaatttGGATTTAACATGGAATTTGTTGTGAAATATTGTTCTATGCCTTATTTGTACTagattgctttccatttttcctaggAATTTTTGTAACTAGGGTCTTTTGGTTTATTGAACTTCTGTTCTCTGTGTTGTTCTTCTATCCTCTTATAGTTTGAATGATATTGCACTGATTAAATTATTTAGAtgttattgccatttttattctgttggCTTGTTCTATCCATGAATATTTAATAATTCCTAAATTAATTTGGCCAGGCTTTGGTTTGTAAAGAGTGTTTTGAAGCTATATTAGTATAGTTCCTGGGTGTGTCTTGGTATATATGCTTCTAAattattctgtagttattttgattgatttttttctagctgGCTTTTGTTGGTAATAAATCAGAATGCTGATGCTTTATTtagatttattttctattctgcAATTttgatgaatttattattttagtttttatttgactctttagggttctctaagtaaatcatcttgTCTGCAAAAGTcatcattttgtttcctctttgtcaATGATTATTACTTCAATTTGTCTTTCTTGTCTtataagaatattttatatttctagcaCTTAAGTTAAATAGTAGTAGAGATAGGAATCATCTTTGCTTTAGTCTTGATCTTATTCCAAATACCTCTGATTTttctccattatatataatgttaccGATGGTTTTAAATATATACCCTTTAATATATTAAGAATAAATCAGGTACCTTCGCAGAGTGAcctgtcaaggagaatgaggtgACCCTGAAGCAGATGTATTGACAGGATAAAAAGCTGGCTAAGTTGGGATGAAAGCAAGTGGGGCAGTGATACTGACCAAATTCTTGGGACTGGGCTACAAGGAGCTGGTCAAGCACAGGCTTCCTACTGGAGGCATACAGGGTGTTGGTACTGTAGGGCTAATTTGGGCAACTAACTGGTATCTGATTCTGGACTGTGTGATATACATCAATGGCAAATTGAAGAAGGACAATTAAGCTCACTTTTCATTCTTGTGGTCTAGAGATGGAGGATTTTTTGGAGACTGCTCTCATGGGGATCCGGATTAGACCCATGTGAAACATACAGGGTGGACTTCAAGCATCTCAGTGTCTCTCAATGAGCACCTTTGATGTATCGCTAGGATAAGAATAATTATACCTCCCTCTGAAACATCCTACCTGCTTAGATGTTGAGCATAGAAATAACTACCACAACAGATTTCATTATGCCTGATTTCAAAGTGACATATGCCAAGGTCAAGGCCGAACCTTTCCATGGTAATGTTTGATATTTTTCTGGGATAAAGATGAGGATAGGAGGAAggtaaaattattcatttattccaaaAAACATTAAGCACCTGTCATAGGAGGGAAATAAGGCATGAGGACTTTTATCACAGCAACAGGAATACTAACTCTGCTCTGCCCCCACTGCCCCTGTTGCTCAATTCTTTCTTGAGACCTATAAAAGGATAAAGACCTTTTGCATGACCTAGATAGTAGTTGCCAGGGGGATGacataaaataaaaggaatttacTTACCTAATTCAGATATAAATCACAGATGTGTGGCTTTCCTTTGGGAGAAGTCAAAAAGAAAAGGTCTTCACTGTGACAAATGGGTTGGTTTGTGATTCTGGCTATACAAGAGGTGAAAATGTGTCAATTAGGCTGTTAAATGCCTGCTCAGCCAGGCATTCCAGAATGTTCAAGTCAGGAAGTCTCTTTAGGGGAAGCAGGGATCAGGActgatcctggaggaaataaaGACATGTAGGAAAATAATTATAGAACTACACAGTGTTAAACATGGAAACATTGTTGGAACACAGAATATTCCACTTGGAATAGATTATGGAGGTAATATAGTCCATCTGCCTCTTAGCTAAAGAGACCAGGATGTATCAGTAAtggtaaaggaatattattgtagAGCCAAACAAGAAGGAAAGCTTATTTGTTGATAGGCAAGGCACTGGATGGATGACATATTCTTATggaattagggtgggacttttttgctgtttttctcttttggaatgctaaggccatcaagtgcctttaatgagtcttacctttgaatggagcaggtaaagtgggacctgtttgtcttttgttttggagtacttctcagtgctgagataatcaagtacctttgatgagtcttgcctttcaaatgtaatggcaagcaaagtggactttttgttgttttttgtttgagtgcttcttagcactgaaATAAAGTGCCCCGGGGCCCTGAGACATGTAtaataagatctgaggttggcagtttgttttggggggcacactcattggaagagtgtttgtgatTTGGTCAGAGGAGGCTCTGGGTATCTATTGGACCAccagccctcccccccccacctgctGTGAAAAGCAAGATGTTGGTGCCTATAATTCCCTAGTCAGAAAGCTAGAGGCCTGTTTGTTGATTTCTctgtgtattttctctgtttatataatttctgcttttaatttctgtttgtattctctctgaagttcagcatgctggcttttccccctgaactaagtgaatgatatatgtatgtttaattaaagtgaaatttttgaccccataaagttgctttcctcaaaAAGCAGATAAAataacctgtgctaacagccatTCTGTGTGCTCTTCTTggtggtctttcacccctacaacagctgatAACAACATTAATACACATATTTTCATAATTTAGATTTTCCTAAACGCTGTACTGAATGTTGgattgggtagctaggtggtgcagtggataaagcagtaggcctgagtcaggaagactcctcttcctctgttcaaatctggccatagaTCCTTGgaagctg from Trichosurus vulpecula isolate mTriVul1 chromosome 1, mTriVul1.pri, whole genome shotgun sequence includes:
- the LOC118836734 gene encoding cytochrome b-c1 complex subunit 10-like; the encoded protein is MKASGAVILTKFLGLGYKELVKHRLPTGGIQGVGTVGLIWATNWYLILDCVIYINGKLKKDN